DNA from Pseudomonas putida:
GGCAGGTACTGTCGTCGCTGCTGATCGACCAATGGGGGCTGATGGGGTTGCCGGAGCGGCCGGTCAACACCCTGCGCTTGGCGGGCGTGGGGATGATCGTGATAGGGATGCTGGTGGTGCAGTGGGGGACGTCGCGCTGAGGTGTTGCCTGTACCGCTTATTCGCAAGTGAACCCGCCTACCACCTAGTCCAATGTGTGGGAGCGGGTCACAGCGACTGCGACGACTCCGGCGGCATCAGCACCTTGTCCACATCGAAATGCAGCGCAGGCATCTGGGTGCCAGCGTAGATCGTGACCGCGATCGCGGCGATCAGCGCCACATCGAGCCAGTGCCAACCGGGCATGTCATCGGCGCGCCGGGCCTTCCAGCACCACCAGGCCTGCCCTAGGCAGAACACCAGGATCGCCAGGCTCCACAGGTAGAAACCTGCACCAAAGCCGGTAACGTCCTGGAAGGCGTAGCTCTGGTTGTCCGGAAGCCGCTCGATACCCAGGCTGCTGAGCGCCAGGTACAGGGCGCTTCCCCCCAGCAGCAACGCCAGCCGGCGAAAGCGCCGATGGGCCAGCACCGCCACCACCAGCAACGGGTTGGCAAACCATTGATACAGGCCGAACGGTACGCCCCAGGGCCCGTAAAGCAGCATCTGCAAGGCTGGCATGTGCCGGCTTGCGCCCATCAAGGCGCCGTCGAAGAACAGGCCGATCAGGTACAGAAGCAGGCTCACGGGCAGGTAATAGGCAGACAACCGCAGGCTCCGGTATTTGGACGAGCCTGAAACCATACAGCACCCGTGTTTCACGCAACAGGTGGCTCAAGCAACAAGCCCTACAGACCTGGGGCGAAAACACCGGCCTCAGGCCACTTCGGCCCCGTCATCCTCCGGCCAGTGCGGCTCGTTCGCCTCCAGCGGCGGCAGGCCGTAATGTGCACGGGCGGCGTCGCAGCTTGGGTTGTGCACACCGTTGACCCAAGAGGCCTCGAACTCCCGGCAAGGGCTCGAGCGGTTTTCATAGATGGTGCAGGCGACCTGCTTGCCGACCTCGCCCTCCAGGGCGGTGCAGCGACAGGGCTTGGCGTCGGTGCCGATCATGGCGACGCGGGTGGGGTTGATCTGTACCACCAGATCGTCGGGCACAACGCCGCCGGCTGATTGGCATTCGCCCCAGAAAAAAGACACACGGAAGTACCCGCAGCAGGCGCCGCAGTCAAGGCAAGGGTTGTATTCGGACATGATGGCACGGAGGGAGGGTTGTTGTTATGGGGGCTGGGCCCGCGCGCCATTCTCAGTCCAAGCGGGGGTGGCTGAGAAGAGGGGGAAAGCAAAAAATAACGCCGCTGATCCGGAACGATCGGGGCCGCGTTGCGGCCCCTTCCGCGGTGTCACTTTTGGGTCAGGCCATCGGCTCGGAACATCTGGCGAATACCACGAATGGCCTGGCGAATACGGTCCTGGTTTTCGATCAGGGCGAAGCGCACATGGTCGTCGCCATAGTCGCCAAAGCCGATCCCCGGCGACACACAGACCTTGGCCTCGGCCAGCAGCTTCTTGGAAAATTCCAGCGAGCCCAGGTGAGCGTAGGCTTCGGGAATCTTCGCCCAGACGTACATCGAGGCCTTGGGGTTCTCGACCATCCAGCCGATCTCATGCAGCCCCTTGACCAACAGGTTGCGGCGCTGGCGGTACTGCTCGGCAATGTCCCGCACGCACTGCTGATCGCCTTCAAGCGCCGCGATGGCTGCGACCTGCAACGGGGTGAAGGTGCCATAGTCGTGATAGCTCTTGATCCGCGCCAGGGCGCTGACCAACTCCGGGTTGCCGACCATGAAACCGATACGCCAGCCGGCCATGTTGTAGCTCTTGGACAGCGTGAAGAATTCCACCGCGATGTCCTTCGCGCCGGGCACCTGCATGATCGACGGGGCTTTCCAGCCGTCATAGACGATGTCGGCGTAGGCCAGGTCGTGGACCACCAGCACGTCATACTGCTTGGCCAGAGCGACCACACGCTCGAAGAAGTCCAGCTCGACACACTGGGCGGTCGGGTTGGACGGGAAGCCCAGGATCATCATCTTGGGCTTGGGGATCGACTCGCGAATCGCCCGCTCCAGCTCGTTGAAGAAGTCCACACCGGGCACCAGCGGCACCGAGCGCACCTGGGCACCGGCGATGACTGCGCCATAGATGTGGATAGGGTAGCTGGGGTTTGGCACCAGCACCGTGTCGCCATGGTCGAGAGTGCCGAGCATCAGGTGAGCCAGGCCCTCCTTGGAGCCAATGGTAACGATGGCTTCGGTTTCAGGGTCGATTTCGACCTCGTAGCGCTCCTGATACCAGCGCGAAATGGCCCGGCGCAGGCGCGGGATGCCGCGTGAGGTGGAGTAGCCATGGGTGTCTTCGCGCTGGGCGACCTGGACCAGTTTCTCGACGATATGCGGTGGCGTGGCGCCGTCGGGGTTGCCCATGCTCAGGTCGATGATGTCCTCGCCACGGCGGCGGGCGGCCATCTTGAGCTCGGCGGTGATGTTGAAGACGTAGGGGGGGAGACGATCGATGCGCGCAAAGCGGCGCGGCGAACCTGGGTTGGCCATGGCTTCCTCGAATGACGTAAGCGCCCGGAACCGTCCGAGCGACGTTGGCCGCTGCGGCGGCCGAATCAGAAGATAGTGCCGACACGAATAACCTGTAAAGGATAATTTCCTGTTTTGTTAGATCTTTTTAGGCTTATTCATTGAATTCGTTAGATTTACGTTGCCTGTGCCGGCCTTTTCGCGGGTAAACCCGCTCCCGTAGGGGCCGCGTAAGTCTTTAAAACGGCGCAATCCCGGTGGGCGGTTTACCCGAAAAAGGCGCCATCGAAACGACCGCCATAAAAAAACCCCGGCACAAGGCCGGGGTTTTCGTGTAACAGGCGTGTGTATCAGCGTGCGTAGGTCATCAGCACGTCCGCGGCAGTCTGGCTGTCCACCGACATCATCACGCTCAGGGCAGTGACGGTGAGGATGGAGAAACCAAAGACCTTGCGGGCCCACTTGCTGTCGTCCTCGGCCTTGTAGCCGCCCCAAGCCATGTACAGCCAGTACAGGCCCATGGCAGCCGCCACGGCGAGGTAACCCAGACCGGCGTAGCCGCCCAGGGTCAGCATCAGGGTGGCGAGCACGAAGGCCAGCACGTACAGCACGATCTGCTTCTTCGCCGCGAGAATACCGCGCGCCACCGGCAGGACCGGAATGTTGGCGGCGCTGTAATCCTTGAAGCGGAAGATGGCGATGGCGAAGCTGTGTGGCATCTGCCACAGGCTGAACATCACCAGCAGCGTCACTGCAGCCAGGTCGAAGCTGTTGCTGACGGCGCAGTAACCGATCACCGGAGGCATGGCACCGGACAGGCTGCCGACCAAGGTGCCGTGCACCGACTTGCGCTTGAGCCACAGGCTGTAGAAGCCGACGTAGACGACGAAGCCTACCGCTGCGCAGAACGCCGACAGCGGGTTGGCCTGGACATACAGCAGGCTGAAACCCGCCACCCCGAGCAGGGTGGCGTAGATCAGCGCGAGGGTCAGCGACATGCCACCCTGGACCATGACGCGGTTCTTGGTGCGCTCCATCTTCTGGTCGATGTCGCGGTCGATGCAGTTATTGAACACGCAACCGGACGCGACGACCAGAGAGGTCCCCACCACTACCGCCAGGAACAGGGCGAAGTCCACATGGCCCTTCGAGGCAAGGAAGAAGCCGCCTGCCACGGAAAGCACGTTACCGAAAATGATCCCCGGTTTGGTGATTTGGATAAAGTGCTTCACGGACATGCAGTCTTACCTCACTTGGCCATCATTTCGATGTGGATGCTGAACATGATCCACAGCGACAGGCCGACCAGCAGAGCGATTACGAGAGTGGTGAACAGGAACGTCGACACATTCGAACGCTGCTCTTTCGAGCGGTCCATGTGCAGGAAGTACACCAGGTGCACCACCACCTGAATGACGGCCATGGCCACCACGATCAGGACGGTCAGGTTCTTCGGCAGGCTCGGGTACATCACCAGACCGAACGGGATCGCGGTCAGGATGATCGACAGGATGAAGCCGATCGCGTACGACTTGACGCTGCCGTGGTTGCCTTCGTGATGAGTGTCGTGTGCGCTAGCCATTACAGAACTCCCAGCAGGTAGACGACGGTGAATACGCAGATCCAGACCACGTCCAGGAAGTGCCAGAACAGGCTCAGGCAGCTCATGCGGGTCTTGGCGGTCGGGGTGATGCCCTTGGTGCTGATCTGATACATCAGGACAGCCATCCAGATCAGACCGGCAGTCACGTGCAGACCGTGGGTGCCGACCAGGGCGAAGAAGCCCGACAGGAAGCCGCTGCGGTTCGGGCCGAAGCCTTCGCCGATCAGGTGATGGAATTCATAGACTTCCATCGCGATGAAGCCAGCACCGAACAGGAAGGTGATGGCCAGCCAGCCCAGCACGCCACCTTTGTTGCCCTTGAACATCTGCAGCATGGCGAAGCCGAAGGTGATCGAGGACAGCAGCAGCAGTGCGGTTTCAACAGCTACGAAGTCGAGCTGGAAAATGTCATGACCCGACGGGCCGCCGGCAAAACTGCCGGACAGCACCGCGTAGGTGGCGAAGAGCGACGCAAACAGGATGCAGTCGGTCATCAGGTACAGCCAGAAACCGAGTACGGTCATCTGGCCCGAGTCGTGGTGGTGATCGTCGTGCCCATGGTCGTGACCATGAGCGCCGGCGTGGATTACTTGACTGGACATTGATTACACCCGCTCAAACGATTCGACACGTGCGCCGGCAGGCAGAGCACCTGCTTTGGCCAGCGCTTTCATGCGCTCGCCTTCGATGCGCGCCACTTCTTCGGCCGGAACCATGTAGCCCTGGTCGTCACGCGCAGCGTGGCGAACGAAGACAGCGATGGTTGCAACCAGGCTCGCGCCAACCAGCCACCAGATGTGCCAGATGAATGCGAAGCCGAAGACGGTCAGGAACAGGCCCATGAACAAACCGGTGGAGGTATTGCTCGGCATGTGGATCGCTTCGTACTTGGCCGCAGGCTTGTAGGCGACACCGGCTTCCTTGGCTTCGTGCCAGGCGTCCAGGCCAACCTTCTCAGGCATGTGGGCGAAGTTGTAGAACGGAGGTGGCGAAGAAGTCGACCATTCCAGGGTACGGCCACCCCATGGATCGCCAGTGACGTCCAGGTTCTGGTTGCGATCGCGGACCGATACGTACAGCTGGATCAGCTGGCAAGCGATACCGAACAGGATCAGCACGGCGCCGACGACGGCAACGTACAGGTACGGTTCCCAAGCCGGGTTGTCCGAGTGGTTCAGACGACGGGTCATGCCCATGAAGCCCAGGGCGTACAGCGGCATGAACGCTACGTAGAAGCCGGAGATCCAGAACCAGAAGGCAGCTTTGCCCCACTTCTCGTTCAGGGTGAAACCGAAGGCTTTCGGGAACCAGTAGGCGAAGCCGGCGATGTAGCCGAATACCGCACCACCGATGATCACGTTGTGGAAGTGGGCGATAACGAACAGGCTGTTGTGCAGAACGAAGTCAGCACCTGGAACAGCCAGCAGAACGCCGGTCATACCACCGATGGAGAAGGTGACCATGAAGCCCAGGGTCCACATGATCGGCGCGGTGAAGCGCAGACGGCCCTGGTAGATGGTGAACAGCCAGTTGAACAGCTTCACACCGGTCGGAATGGAGATCAGCATCGTCGCCAGACCGAAGAAGGTGTTGACGCTCGCGCCTGCACCCATGGTGAAGAAGTGGTGCAGCCAGACGGCAAAGCCCAGAACAGCGATCGCGCCCGATGCGTAGATCATCGAGTGGTGGCCGAACAGACGCTTGCCAGCGAAGGTCGAGGTGACTTCCGAGAACACACCGAAGGCCGGCAGGATCAGGATGTAAACCTCAGGGTGACCCCAGGCCCAGAACAGGTTGACGTACATCATCGGGTTCCCACCAAGCTCGTTGGTGAAGATGTGGAAGTCCAGATAACGGTCAACAGTCAGCAGAGCCAGTGCAGCGGTCAGGATCGGGAAGGAAGCGACGATCAGCACGTTGGCCCAGGTGCAGGTCCAGGTGAAGATCGGCATGTCCATCAGCTTCATGCCAGGAGCGCGCATCTTCATCACGGTGACGAGGAAGTTCACACCGGTAAGCGTCGTACCCAAGCCGGATAGCTGTAGCGCCCAGATGTAGTAGTCCACACCCACGCCAGGGCTGTACTGGATACCCGCAAGCGGCGGATAGGCAACCCAACCGGTCTTGGCGAATTCACCAACACCCAGGGAGATGTTGACCAGCAGCACGCCTGCCAGCAGCAGGTAGAAGCTCAGGGAGTTCAGGAATGGGAAGGCAACGTCACGTGCACCGATCTGCAGAGGAACCGCCAGGTTCATCAGGCCGGTGAAGAACGGCATCGCCATGAAGATGATCATGATCACACCGTGGGCGGTGAAGATCTGGTCATAGTGTTCAGGCGGCAGGTAGCCTTCGGCGCCACCGGTAGCGGCGGCCAGCTGGGTACGCATCATGATGGCGTCGGCGAAGCCGCGCAGCAGCATGACCATCGCGACGATGATGTACATCACCCCGATTTTCTTGTGGTCGACCGTGGTCAGCCACTCGGTCCACAAGTAGGTCCACTTGCGGAAATAGGTGATAGCACCGACGACAGCGATACCTCCGAGCGCAATCATGGCAAGCGTCACCATGACTATCGGCTCGTGATAGGGTATCGCCTCCAGGCTTAATTTACCGAACATCTCTTACTCCTCTGCACCGGCAGCTGGTTGCATACTCGATTCCACACCCTTGGTAGTGGCCAGATCTTTGCTGCCTGCTTCTTCGTGGCTCGGACGACCGCGGTTCATGCCTTCGTACTTGTCGACGATCAGTTGGAACTGGTCAGGCGAAGCCTCGCTATACAGCGCGACTGGGTTGTTTTCGCTTGGTTTGGCCAAGGCGTCGTATTCGGCCTTGTCCAGCTTCTTCGGCGACTGCTTGACCTCGGCGACCCACTTGTCGAAGTCTTCCTGGGAGGTGGCAGTAGCCTTGAATTTCATGCCGGTGAAGCCAGCACCGCTATAGTTGGCGCTGATACCGTCGAACTCGCCGTTTTCGTTGGCGATCAGGTGCAGTTTGGTGGTCATGCCGGCCATGGCGTAGATCTGGCCGCCCAGACCTGGGATGAAGAAGGAGTTCATCACAGCGTCGGAGGTCACGCGGAAGTTGACCGGGGTGTTAGCCGGGAAGACGATCTTGTTGACCGTGGCGATGCCCTGCTCTGGGTAGATGAACAGCCATTTCCAGTCCAACGCGACCACGTCGATCTGCACCGGCTTCACTTCGGAATCCAGTGGACGGTAAGGGTCCAGCTTGTGGGTGGAATGGTAGGTGACGTAGCCCAGGGCGATGATGATCAGGATCGGGATGATCCAGACAGCCGCTTCGATCTTGGTCGAGTGCGACCAGTCGGGGGTGTAGGTGGCAGCCTTGTTGGAAGCACGGTACTTCCAGGCGAATGCGATGGTCATGATGATGACCGGCACGACGACCAGCAGCATCAGGCCGGTAGCGATCAGGATCAGGTTCTTTTGCTCAATGCCGACCTGGCCCTTCGGGTCGAGCAGGGTCCAGTTGCACCCACTGAGTAAAAGCATGCCTAAAAAGGGCAATATGCCAAACAGTCTGGGGTAACGCTTTTTACTCATCTCACGACCTCTAGATCAGCTTGCTTCAATGCAATTTGTGTTTTGGTAGCCAACACTTCGTCCTGCCAAGTGAGGCATTTCGCGCCCGTACTCGCTCCTGCCGGAGGTCCGACTGCAGGACCTTGGCGTCAAGCGGGTTAGCGGTGCTTATGGTTTCGTAGGCAACAGGCCTGTACTTCAGACCAAGTCCATTTGGTGCGGGAAAACGCGGAGGGGGGTCCGCCCGGTATCGCCGTTGGGCGAAACTTGACGAAGTCAGCAAAAAGGAGCCTCGGCTTCCTTCAATCCTGCGACTTGCAAGCAGTGCCGAACGGAAATTGGGGGCGATTGTAGATAGGTCGCCCACCCTTGACTATGACTTATTGCGCAACAGTCTTTTACGCAATCGGTAACAATGCAGAAGGGAAAATCAACTTCGCGACAGTTTGTCGCACCCCGCTTGATAGCCCTGGAGCCCGCATTGCGCAAGGCTTCGTGATTGATCTAGGTCAAGCGGGAGGCAAGTTTCTTTTGGTATCTCGCCGTGCAATAGAAGAGGTCGGAAGCGGGACTTTTGTCTAAGCCTTGCGTCGGTTCCGATAGATGCCCAGCGGCACCAGGATGGCCGTGAGGACGAACGCCACAAGCGCCCACTGAGCCAGGGACAATCCAAGGATCGGCGGGTACGGCGTGCTGCAGAATCCATCGACCTGGAACGCCAGTGGCCAGACCTGTGCCAGAGGCAGGTCGTCGACGATCGGTTGCAGCGTGTCGATACCACAGCTGACCATCGGGTGCGCGAGTATATACACATGGTTGCCGGCCGCAACGATTCCGCCGATCGCGCTGAGCACCACCAAGGCTTCGAAGAACGTCAGGCTGCGTTTTCCCGGCATGGCGGCAGCAAGGAAGGCGAACACCGCAATCAACAGCAGCGCGTAGCGTTGCAGGATACACAGCGGGCATGGTGCCTCGCCGAGCACCACCTGCATGTAGAGCGCCCCGCCGATCAACGACAGGCAGATCACACCCAGCAGAACCAGGAAGCGCCGTTCGCGATTCAGGCGCGATGTTTGTTCGTTCATTACCGATTCCTTCGATGGATAGGGGCAGTGTCCGACCCTGTCAGGGCAATGGCCTGCCTGGGCGACAGTCTACACGTGCGTCGAGGAAGCGGCGTGATAGCACTGCGCGGGGCTATCCGATGACGACTTCAGACCAGCCAGGGCGACGTCGGTTCAACGTCGGCCGCCAAAAAGCGGCAACCCGGATGTCGGACAGGCGAACGCCCCTCGACACCCGGGAGTGAAGGATACAGTGATTAAAGGAAGATTAAAGATGAAATTGGCCCTGCTTATTTCATCTCCTTCTATATAAGAAGAGACCTATAGGCCCAATCGCTGGCAAGCCAGCCCCCGCACACACGATGTCACGTTCGTTTCGTCTCGATTACCCACGTTCGGGATCACCGCGTACGGGAGCTGGCTTGCCAGCGTTTGGGATAGACGGACAGCGTTGCCGCTTCGCGGGTAACCCCGCTCCCACAGGGTTATCGCAAACCTTGTGAGAGCGAGCTCACCCGCGAGCGGACTCACCGGACTATCGAAGCATCACTCCAGCGCCGCTGCCGGGCCGAAGAACTCGTAGCGGCTCTGCTGCTCGGGCACGCCCAGGCCCTTGAGGTGGTGCTTGACCGCCGCCATGAAGCCTTTCGGGCCCAGGAAGTAGGCATCCACATCACGTTCGGCCGGCAGCCACTGGCCCAACTGCTCCTGGCTCAGCAGGCCAATCGCATCAGCCTCGCCCTTGCCGTCCTGCTCGGCATAGCAGTAGAAGCGCTTGAGCTGGGGATGGCGCGCCGCCAGACCGTCGATCCAATCACGGAAGGCATGTACTGCCCCATTGCGCGCACAATGGATGAAATGCACCGGACGCTGGGTCTTCAAGGCAGCCTGGAGCATCGCCAGGGTCGGGGTGATGCCCACGCCACCGCTGATCAGCACCAGCGGTTTGTCGCTGCTGGTCAGGGTGAAATCGCCGGAGGGTGGGAACAGTTGCAGGGTCTGGCCGACCTGAAGCTGGTGATGCAGGTAGTTGGACACCTTGCCACCGGCCTCGCGCTTGACGCTGATGCGGTACTGCTCGCCATCGCACAGGGCCGACAGGGAATAGTTGCGCCGCTGCTCGACACCGTCGATGAACAGTTGCAGGCCGATGTACTGGCCAGGCTCGGCTTTCAGCACCGGCTTGCCATCGACCGGGGCGAAATAGAAGGAGACGATTTCGCTGCTCTCCTGCTCGCGGCGCACCAGGCGGAACTCACGGGTACCGCGCCAGCCACCGGCGGCTTCTTCCTTCTGTTTATAGAGGCTTTCTTCGGCGCCGATCAGAATGTCAGCCAGTTGGCCGTAGGCCGCGCCCCAGGCATCGATCACCTCTGGGGTGGCGATGTCCTTGCCGAGGACTTCCTCGATGGCGCGCAGCAGGCAGCTGCCGACGATCGGATAGTGTTCCGGGAGGATCTGCAAGGCGACATGCTTGTTGATGATCTGGCCGACCAAGCCGCCAAGCTGCTCCAGCTGATCAATGTGGCGGGCATACATCAGCACGCCGTTGGCCAGCGCGCGCGGCTGGTCGCCGCTGGCCTGGTGGGCCTGGTTGAACAGCGGGCGAACCTCGGGGTACTCGCTGAGCATCAGCTTGTAGAAATGGGTCGTCAGGGCTTCGCCACCGCTTTCGAGCAGTGGGACAGTGGCTTTGATGATTGCACGTTGTTCGGCATTGAGCATTTGCAACGACTCCTGAGCCTGTGGGCTTGAATTTGACTGCCCTCGCTATTTCATCAATCGTGCCAACTTTCAAACCCAGTGTTTACGGGGCTTTTACACAAAGCGAGTCAAAACGACACCGATGCGCGTATAGTCATATCGACCAACAGGAGTCTATATGACCACACGCCCACTGCTCACCACCCTGCTCCCCCTGGTCAGCGATCTTTCACGCGACCTGCCGGACCAGGAGCGCTATCGCCGCCTGCTGCAAGCCATGCGCAACCTGCTGCCGTGCGATGCCGCCGCTCTGTTGCGCCTGGATGGCGAATGGCTGGTGCCACTGGCGGTCGACGGCCTGTCGCCCGATACGCTGGGGCGGCGCTTCAGGGTCAGTGAGCACCCGCGCTTCCAGATTCTGCTCAGCCGCCCCGGGCCGACCCGCTTCGCCAGCGACAGCGAACTGCCTGACCCTTATGACGGCCTGGTCAACGCTCCCCATGCCGACCTGGAAGTGCACGACTGCATGGGCTGTCCCTTGATGGTCGATGAGCAGCCCTGGGGCCTGGTCACCCTCGACGCGCTCACGCCCGGGCAGTTCCAGAGCCTGGAACTCGACGCCCTGCAAGCCTTCGCCAGCCTTGCCGCGGCCACCGTGACCGTGGCCGAGCGTATCGAGGACCTGGCCCTGAAGGCCGAAGACGAACATCAACGTGCCGAGGTCTATCGCCAGGCCAGCGGCCAGAACAAAGAACTGATCGGCCAGAGCAAAGCGCACAAGCGCCTGCTGGAGGAAATCCGCCTGGTCGGCGGCAGCGAACTGACCGTGCTGATCACTGGCGAGACCGGGGTGGGCAAGGAGCTCGTGGCCCAGGCCCTGCACCAGGCCAGCAACCGTGCCGACAAACCGTTGATCAGCCTCAACTGCGCCGCCCTGCCCGACACCCTGGTCGAAAGTGAGTTGTTCGGCCACGTGCGCGGTGCCTTCACCGGTGCCCATGGCGAACGACGCGGCAAGTTCGAGTTGGCCAACGGTGGCACACTGTTCCTCGACGAGGTGGGCGAACTGCCCCTGACGGTACAGGCCAAGCTGCTGCGCGTGCTGCAAAGCGGGCAGCTGCAACGCCTGGGTTCGGACCGCGAACACCGGGTCGATGTGCGCCTGATCGCCGCCACCAACCGCGATCTGGCCATGGAAGTGCGCAACGGCAACTACCGCGCCGATTTCTACCACCGCCTGAGCGTCTACCCGCTACAGGTCCCGCCTCTGCGTGAACGCGGGCGCGATGTATTGCTGATCGCAGGTTATTTCCTGGAGCAGAACCGCTCGCGCCTGGGCCTGAACAGCCTGCGCCTGAGCGCTGAAGCCCAGGCCGCACTGCTGGCCTACGACTGGCCGGGCAATGTGCGCGAACTGGAGCATCTGATCGGCCGCTCGGCACTCAAGGCCCTCGGCCAACATCCCGAACGTCCCCGCATCCTGACCCTGGAAGCCAGCGACCTGGACCTGCGCCCCACCCTTCCCAACCATGAGCCCTCCCCTGCCCCGGCACCGCCTCTGCTCAGCCTGCCCGAGGGCGGCCTGCGCGAAGCGGTGGACGATTACCAACGGCAGGTGATCGGCGCCTGCCTCGGGCGCCATCAGGACAACTGGGCGGCGGCAGCGCGTGAGCTCGGGCTCGATCGTGCCAACCTCAGCCGCCTGGCCAAGCGCCTGGGGTTGCGCTGACATTGCAACCCAGTCGCGCCACAGCGAAACGGCATTCGCGGGTACCGCTCTGTTACCAAGACCACCGCAGATCCTGTAAGAGCGGGATTACCCGCGAAAGGGTCAGCGCTGTCGATATGTGCCAGAGCGAAGCCTGCGATTGGCCGCACCACAACCTAAAGCCTGGCCTCAACAGGCCGATAACCCGGCATCCTCCCTTTATTACCGACAGACTCGAAGGTTGCCCATGGCCACGCAAAACGCCCGTGCGGACTCGTTGTCCCTGCTGCTGTTCACCTTGCGCAGCGGCAAGCTGATGGCGATCAACCTGCTCAAAGTCAGCGAGATCATCCCCTGCCCGCCGCTGACCCGGCTGCCGGAGTCGCATCCGCACGTCAAAGGCGTGGCAACGCTGCGCGGCAATCCGCTGTCGGTGATCGACCTGTCCCGCGCCATCGGCGAACAGCCGCTGGCCGACCCATCCGGCGGCTGCCTGATCGTCACCGAGATCAGCCGTTCGCGCCAGGGGCTGCATGTGCAGGCGGTGAGTCGCATCGTTCACTGCCTGAGTACCGACATCAAGCCGCCGCCCTACGGCTCGGGCAACCGCTCGTTCATCACTGGCGTGACCCGGGTCGACAACACCTTGGTGCAGGTATTGGATATCGAGAAGGTCATCCACGCCATCGC
Protein-coding regions in this window:
- the cyoE gene encoding heme o synthase, coding for MSVKHFIQITKPGIIFGNVLSVAGGFFLASKGHVDFALFLAVVVGTSLVVASGCVFNNCIDRDIDQKMERTKNRVMVQGGMSLTLALIYATLLGVAGFSLLYVQANPLSAFCAAVGFVVYVGFYSLWLKRKSVHGTLVGSLSGAMPPVIGYCAVSNSFDLAAVTLLVMFSLWQMPHSFAIAIFRFKDYSAANIPVLPVARGILAAKKQIVLYVLAFVLATLMLTLGGYAGLGYLAVAAAMGLYWLYMAWGGYKAEDDSKWARKVFGFSILTVTALSVMMSVDSQTAADVLMTYAR
- the cyoD gene encoding cytochrome o ubiquinol oxidase subunit IV — translated: MASAHDTHHEGNHGSVKSYAIGFILSIILTAIPFGLVMYPSLPKNLTVLIVVAMAVIQVVVHLVYFLHMDRSKEQRSNVSTFLFTTLVIALLVGLSLWIMFSIHIEMMAK
- the cyoC gene encoding cytochrome o ubiquinol oxidase subunit III, with amino-acid sequence MSSQVIHAGAHGHDHGHDDHHHDSGQMTVLGFWLYLMTDCILFASLFATYAVLSGSFAGGPSGHDIFQLDFVAVETALLLLSSITFGFAMLQMFKGNKGGVLGWLAITFLFGAGFIAMEVYEFHHLIGEGFGPNRSGFLSGFFALVGTHGLHVTAGLIWMAVLMYQISTKGITPTAKTRMSCLSLFWHFLDVVWICVFTVVYLLGVL
- the alaC gene encoding alanine transaminase, which gives rise to MANPGSPRRFARIDRLPPYVFNITAELKMAARRRGEDIIDLSMGNPDGATPPHIVEKLVQVAQREDTHGYSTSRGIPRLRRAISRWYQERYEVEIDPETEAIVTIGSKEGLAHLMLGTLDHGDTVLVPNPSYPIHIYGAVIAGAQVRSVPLVPGVDFFNELERAIRESIPKPKMMILGFPSNPTAQCVELDFFERVVALAKQYDVLVVHDLAYADIVYDGWKAPSIMQVPGAKDIAVEFFTLSKSYNMAGWRIGFMVGNPELVSALARIKSYHDYGTFTPLQVAAIAALEGDQQCVRDIAEQYRQRRNLLVKGLHEIGWMVENPKASMYVWAKIPEAYAHLGSLEFSKKLLAEAKVCVSPGIGFGDYGDDHVRFALIENQDRIRQAIRGIRQMFRADGLTQK
- the cyoB gene encoding cytochrome o ubiquinol oxidase subunit I; this translates as MFGKLSLEAIPYHEPIVMVTLAMIALGGIAVVGAITYFRKWTYLWTEWLTTVDHKKIGVMYIIVAMVMLLRGFADAIMMRTQLAAATGGAEGYLPPEHYDQIFTAHGVIMIIFMAMPFFTGLMNLAVPLQIGARDVAFPFLNSLSFYLLLAGVLLVNISLGVGEFAKTGWVAYPPLAGIQYSPGVGVDYYIWALQLSGLGTTLTGVNFLVTVMKMRAPGMKLMDMPIFTWTCTWANVLIVASFPILTAALALLTVDRYLDFHIFTNELGGNPMMYVNLFWAWGHPEVYILILPAFGVFSEVTSTFAGKRLFGHHSMIYASGAIAVLGFAVWLHHFFTMGAGASVNTFFGLATMLISIPTGVKLFNWLFTIYQGRLRFTAPIMWTLGFMVTFSIGGMTGVLLAVPGADFVLHNSLFVIAHFHNVIIGGAVFGYIAGFAYWFPKAFGFTLNEKWGKAAFWFWISGFYVAFMPLYALGFMGMTRRLNHSDNPAWEPYLYVAVVGAVLILFGIACQLIQLYVSVRDRNQNLDVTGDPWGGRTLEWSTSSPPPFYNFAHMPEKVGLDAWHEAKEAGVAYKPAAKYEAIHMPSNTSTGLFMGLFLTVFGFAFIWHIWWLVGASLVATIAVFVRHAARDDQGYMVPAEEVARIEGERMKALAKAGALPAGARVESFERV
- a CDS encoding disulfide bond formation protein B, producing MNEQTSRLNRERRFLVLLGVICLSLIGGALYMQVVLGEAPCPLCILQRYALLLIAVFAFLAAAMPGKRSLTFFEALVVLSAIGGIVAAGNHVYILAHPMVSCGIDTLQPIVDDLPLAQVWPLAFQVDGFCSTPYPPILGLSLAQWALVAFVLTAILVPLGIYRNRRKA
- a CDS encoding YkgJ family cysteine cluster protein, giving the protein MSEYNPCLDCGACCGYFRVSFFWGECQSAGGVVPDDLVVQINPTRVAMIGTDAKPCRCTALEGEVGKQVACTIYENRSSPCREFEASWVNGVHNPSCDAARAHYGLPPLEANEPHWPEDDGAEVA
- the cyoA gene encoding ubiquinol oxidase subunit II, encoding MSKKRYPRLFGILPFLGMLLLSGCNWTLLDPKGQVGIEQKNLILIATGLMLLVVVPVIIMTIAFAWKYRASNKAATYTPDWSHSTKIEAAVWIIPILIIIALGYVTYHSTHKLDPYRPLDSEVKPVQIDVVALDWKWLFIYPEQGIATVNKIVFPANTPVNFRVTSDAVMNSFFIPGLGGQIYAMAGMTTKLHLIANENGEFDGISANYSGAGFTGMKFKATATSQEDFDKWVAEVKQSPKKLDKAEYDALAKPSENNPVALYSEASPDQFQLIVDKYEGMNRGRPSHEEAGSKDLATTKGVESSMQPAAGAEE